From one Microbulbifer sp. A4B17 genomic stretch:
- a CDS encoding SCP2 domain-containing protein: protein MSDPTFRAGFDAALETTINAALQYDPATRERLSALDGKIMALNLTAPQLQFCLCIEGDQVRVRQHWEGEVTTQLSGSALSFVRLIKDPDATPAGLGVSVSGSSALLAELQWILSDLDIDWEAPLAQVVGDIPAHSIGNVLRDAARWLGGNLNRAPEVAAEAISEEWQLTPPQAQFEAFVEDLAEASLAAERLEARVRLLEEKFSRREAE from the coding sequence ATGAGCGACCCCACTTTTCGCGCGGGCTTTGATGCCGCGCTGGAAACCACAATTAATGCTGCTCTCCAGTATGACCCGGCGACACGCGAGCGCCTTTCCGCACTGGATGGAAAAATCATGGCGCTGAATTTAACCGCCCCGCAACTACAGTTTTGCCTGTGTATTGAGGGTGACCAGGTGCGGGTGCGCCAGCACTGGGAGGGGGAAGTTACCACCCAGTTGAGCGGCTCAGCGCTGTCTTTTGTACGCCTGATCAAAGACCCGGATGCAACTCCTGCCGGACTGGGGGTGTCAGTGAGCGGTTCCAGTGCCCTGCTGGCAGAACTGCAATGGATCTTGAGTGACCTGGATATCGATTGGGAAGCGCCGTTGGCACAAGTGGTTGGCGATATTCCCGCCCACTCAATTGGCAATGTCCTGCGCGATGCTGCCCGCTGGTTGGGAGGCAACCTGAATCGGGCGCCTGAAGTGGCGGCAGAGGCTATCAGTGAGGAGTGGCAGCTGACTCCGCCCCAGGCCCAGTTTGAGGCATTTGTCGAAGACCTGGCCGAGGCCTCTCTAGCTGCTGAACGGCTCGAGGCGCGCGTACGCTTGCTGGAAGAAAAGTTTTCCCGCAGGGAGGCCGAGTAG
- the ubiE gene encoding bifunctional demethylmenaquinone methyltransferase/2-methoxy-6-polyprenyl-1,4-benzoquinol methylase UbiE has product MKDRKTTHFGYQEVPVEEKAGRVAEVFHSVAARYDVMNDLMSGGVHRLWKRFTIELSGARRGQSILDIAGGTGDLTARFSRIVGASGQVVLADINESMLRVGRDRLLDRGIAGNVVPVQADAQYLPFPDNTFDCITIAFGLRNVTDKDLALRSMLRVLKPGGRLLVLEFSKPQSKLLEKVYDQYSFRLLPFMGKLVANDADSYRYLAESIRMHPDQETLKGMMADAGFVDCEFHNMTGGIVALHRGIKP; this is encoded by the coding sequence ATGAAGGATCGCAAGACCACCCACTTCGGCTACCAGGAAGTGCCGGTGGAAGAAAAGGCCGGTCGTGTGGCAGAAGTGTTCCACTCTGTAGCAGCCCGTTACGATGTAATGAACGACTTGATGTCTGGAGGTGTTCATCGCCTCTGGAAGCGCTTCACTATCGAATTGTCCGGGGCCCGACGGGGCCAAAGTATTCTCGATATCGCCGGGGGTACCGGTGACCTCACCGCGCGCTTCTCCCGCATTGTGGGTGCCAGCGGCCAGGTAGTATTGGCGGACATCAACGAATCTATGTTGAGAGTGGGTCGCGATCGCCTGCTCGATCGGGGAATCGCCGGCAACGTGGTGCCGGTGCAGGCGGATGCCCAGTACCTGCCCTTCCCGGACAATACCTTTGATTGCATCACGATCGCTTTCGGCCTGCGCAATGTCACCGATAAGGACCTGGCACTGCGCTCCATGTTGCGCGTGTTGAAACCCGGTGGCCGACTGTTAGTGCTGGAGTTTTCCAAGCCCCAGTCGAAGCTGTTGGAGAAAGTCTACGATCAGTACTCTTTCCGCCTGTTGCCATTTATGGGCAAGCTGGTTGCCAATGATGCGGACAGCTATCGCTACCTGGCGGAGAGTATCCGCATGCATCCAGATCAGGAAACCCTCAAGGGGATGATGGCGGATGCCGGTTTTGTCGATTGTGAATTCCACAACATGACCGGCGGAATTGTCGCTTTGCATCGGGGCATCAAGCCCTGA
- a CDS encoding CHAD domain-containing protein, which translates to MSYQFQCDSPFPEQIKSIAQAEVTAANGYLLRNGGETAVHELRKRCKKIRALLRLVRKPIGSAFQHENSHYQNLASTLAHTRDLTALRVALLSLAPPHHFHRLHHLLNELIQSEQNHSAVKVALRLLEKGQGRIPSWPLENLDWSDAEQGYLYGYRKALNAWHKVRRHKNADRLHLLRKRAKDHWYQSRLLKRRYPLTLGERCKSLKALGQALGDWRDLHLLARLVIVQGDKLQSEFGTVLKIIRHRQTLLMKEIEALCEALFSKPHFKF; encoded by the coding sequence ATGAGCTATCAATTCCAATGTGACTCTCCTTTTCCCGAGCAAATCAAATCTATCGCCCAGGCAGAAGTAACGGCGGCAAACGGATACTTGCTCCGCAACGGAGGGGAAACTGCCGTCCACGAACTGCGCAAACGCTGCAAGAAAATTCGCGCGCTACTGCGCCTGGTCCGTAAGCCAATCGGTAGCGCTTTTCAGCATGAAAATAGCCACTATCAAAATTTGGCAAGCACTCTGGCCCACACCCGAGACCTCACTGCCCTGCGTGTCGCTTTATTGAGCTTGGCGCCACCACATCATTTTCACAGGTTACACCACCTGCTGAACGAACTGATCCAGTCAGAGCAAAACCACTCAGCGGTAAAGGTGGCATTGAGGCTCCTCGAAAAAGGACAGGGGCGAATCCCATCATGGCCCCTCGAAAACCTCGATTGGAGTGATGCGGAACAGGGTTACCTGTACGGCTACCGTAAAGCTTTAAACGCATGGCACAAAGTGCGCAGGCACAAAAATGCGGATCGCCTGCATCTGCTGCGTAAAAGAGCCAAGGATCACTGGTACCAGAGCCGTTTATTAAAGAGGCGCTACCCACTTACCCTGGGCGAGCGATGCAAATCATTAAAGGCGTTGGGGCAGGCGCTGGGTGACTGGCGTGATCTACACCTGCTGGCACGGCTGGTAATCGTTCAGGGGGATAAACTGCAAAGTGAATTCGGCACAGTGTTAAAAATTATCCGGCACCGGCAAACCTTGCTAATGAAAGAGATCGAAGCGCTCTGTGAGGCGCTTTTCTCCAAGCCACATTTCAAATTTTGA
- a CDS encoding alkaline phosphatase, with the protein MRHFKKTVLAFSVALLATACSDDNSNSDDVVELPEEEHVGVSSAQSNSSWFQEAQQAIEEASAVEINNTPGAAKNIILFVGDGMGISTVTAARILAGQQQGLDGEEYQLSFEKMPFAGLVKTYNTNQQTPDSAGTMTALVTGVKTKAGVLSVAENVARGDCAASLEYPLTTAIELAEDLGKSTGIISTARITHATPAATYAKVPERGWEEAAPDGCTDIAAQLIEFEAGDGIDVVMGGGRRNFLPTDITDIEGEAGRREDGRNLVDEWKVRYDDGVNNIAYVEDTTAFEAVDASATDKLFGLFNSSHMEYEAVREDDKAGEPSLSEMTAKGLEMLQKNEDGYFLMVESGRIDHGHHAGNAYRALTDAVEFAEAIQYAMDNTSAEDTLIVVTADHSHVMTIAGYPTRGNPILGKVIGNDGSGEAETSHALAEDGLPYTTLSYANGPGYSAGDSGARPSLVSTDTAALDYQQDALIPMSSESHAGEDVGVWARGPGAHLVSGTNEQNFLFHVMARAGGLLEQ; encoded by the coding sequence ATGAGACATTTTAAGAAAACAGTACTGGCTTTCTCTGTCGCCCTACTGGCCACCGCCTGTAGCGACGACAACTCAAACTCTGACGACGTAGTGGAATTACCCGAGGAGGAGCATGTCGGTGTTTCCTCTGCTCAGAGCAACAGTAGCTGGTTCCAGGAAGCCCAGCAGGCGATCGAAGAAGCGAGCGCTGTAGAAATCAATAACACCCCCGGTGCCGCCAAGAACATTATCCTGTTCGTTGGCGATGGTATGGGTATCTCCACAGTGACCGCCGCCCGTATCCTGGCAGGTCAGCAGCAGGGCCTCGACGGTGAGGAATACCAGCTGAGCTTTGAGAAAATGCCGTTTGCCGGTCTGGTCAAAACTTACAACACCAACCAGCAGACCCCGGATTCTGCCGGCACCATGACTGCACTGGTAACCGGTGTTAAAACCAAGGCCGGTGTATTGAGCGTTGCCGAAAATGTTGCGCGCGGCGATTGTGCTGCCAGCCTCGAGTACCCGCTGACGACGGCAATTGAGCTGGCTGAAGACCTGGGCAAGAGCACCGGTATTATTAGCACCGCGCGTATCACCCACGCTACCCCGGCGGCTACTTATGCCAAGGTGCCTGAGCGCGGCTGGGAGGAAGCAGCCCCGGATGGCTGCACCGATATCGCCGCTCAACTGATAGAGTTTGAAGCCGGTGATGGTATCGATGTGGTGATGGGCGGTGGTCGTCGCAACTTCCTGCCCACCGATATTACCGATATTGAAGGTGAAGCGGGGCGCCGTGAAGATGGGCGCAACCTGGTGGATGAATGGAAGGTCCGTTACGACGACGGTGTAAACAATATTGCTTACGTTGAAGACACCACCGCTTTTGAAGCCGTAGATGCCTCCGCAACCGACAAGCTGTTCGGTCTGTTTAATTCCTCACACATGGAATATGAAGCCGTTCGCGAGGACGATAAAGCCGGTGAGCCCTCCCTGTCAGAGATGACCGCCAAAGGTCTCGAGATGCTGCAGAAAAATGAGGACGGCTACTTCCTGATGGTGGAATCGGGTCGTATCGACCACGGTCACCACGCCGGCAACGCCTATCGCGCGCTGACCGATGCGGTGGAATTTGCCGAAGCGATCCAGTACGCCATGGATAATACCAGTGCAGAAGATACCCTGATTGTTGTTACTGCGGATCACAGCCACGTGATGACTATCGCCGGCTACCCCACCCGCGGTAACCCGATTCTCGGTAAAGTGATTGGCAATGACGGTAGTGGCGAAGCGGAAACCTCCCATGCCCTGGCCGAAGATGGACTGCCCTACACCACTCTGAGCTATGCCAATGGCCCGGGCTACAGCGCCGGTGACAGCGGAGCACGTCCGAGCCTGGTCAGCACAGACACTGCCGCACTGGATTACCAGCAGGATGCCCTGATTCCCATGAGCAGTGAGTCCCACGCCGGTGAAGATGTGGGTGTTTGGGCGCGCGGACCGGGTGCGCACCTGGTGAGCGGCACTAACGAGCAGAATTTCCTGTTCCATGTAATGGCGCGTGCTGGTGGATTATTGGAGCAGTAA
- a CDS encoding alkaline phosphatase, translating to MAKTIVRALSAFCLIPLASAVSAATLPDYQTNSAWYTESADRLEERASLSREEKTAKNVILFVGDGMGISTLTAARILEGQLVGESGEENALSFEEFPYTALIKTYNTNQQTPDSAGTMTAMMTGVKTRAGVINIDGDALRADCASTEGKELNTFLEMVESRGKATGIVSTARLTHATPAATYSRSPERNWEYSAEGDCSDIASQMVEMSAGDGIDVMLGGGRRNFVTTDNDGKREDGRDLTSEWLERYDGEQTAVYVESGSELEGVDIASTDKLLGLFTSSHMSYDADRIAKDSDEPSIAEMTDTAIELLEKDSDGYFLMVESGRIDHGHHAGNAYNALHDAIAFADAVQVALDKVDLEDTLILVTADHSHVMTIAGYPTRGNPILGKVVENDSSGAAEAEEGLAADGKPYTTLSYANGLGYADLGENTDADERYDIAADTGRKDLSGVDTEAPGFHQEAMVHLESESHAGEDISLHAIGAGAERVQGSLEQSAVFHVMTAATDLSLTEE from the coding sequence GTGGCAAAAACAATTGTCCGCGCACTCAGCGCCTTTTGTCTGATTCCTCTCGCTTCCGCTGTTTCAGCGGCAACCCTGCCCGACTACCAAACCAACAGTGCCTGGTACACGGAAAGTGCTGACAGATTGGAAGAGCGTGCTTCGCTTTCCCGCGAGGAAAAAACTGCGAAGAATGTGATTCTGTTTGTCGGCGATGGAATGGGTATTTCCACTTTAACTGCCGCCCGTATCCTTGAAGGCCAGCTAGTCGGTGAGAGCGGCGAAGAAAATGCGCTCTCTTTTGAAGAGTTTCCGTATACCGCACTGATCAAAACCTACAACACCAATCAGCAGACCCCGGATTCTGCCGGTACCATGACCGCCATGATGACCGGTGTAAAAACCCGCGCCGGTGTAATTAATATCGACGGCGATGCACTGCGAGCTGATTGCGCCAGCACCGAGGGTAAGGAATTAAATACCTTTCTGGAAATGGTGGAGAGCCGTGGCAAGGCCACCGGTATTGTTTCCACTGCGCGACTGACCCACGCCACGCCCGCAGCTACTTACTCGCGCAGCCCGGAGCGCAACTGGGAGTATTCCGCCGAGGGTGATTGTTCCGATATCGCCTCGCAGATGGTTGAGATGTCTGCCGGCGACGGTATCGATGTCATGCTCGGCGGTGGCCGCCGCAACTTTGTTACCACCGACAACGATGGCAAGCGAGAAGACGGCCGCGACCTGACCAGTGAATGGCTGGAGCGCTATGACGGTGAGCAGACTGCTGTGTACGTGGAGAGTGGCTCCGAGCTGGAGGGCGTCGATATTGCCTCCACTGATAAATTATTGGGGCTCTTCACCAGCAGCCACATGAGTTACGATGCGGATCGCATCGCCAAGGACAGCGATGAGCCGAGCATTGCCGAGATGACCGATACCGCCATCGAGCTGTTGGAAAAAGACAGCGATGGCTACTTCCTGATGGTAGAGTCCGGGCGTATCGACCACGGCCACCACGCCGGCAATGCCTACAACGCTTTGCACGATGCCATTGCCTTTGCGGATGCGGTACAGGTTGCTTTGGATAAAGTGGATCTTGAAGATACTTTAATCCTGGTGACCGCCGACCACAGCCATGTGATGACTATCGCCGGCTATCCGACTCGCGGTAACCCGATACTCGGTAAAGTGGTTGAGAATGACAGCAGCGGTGCCGCAGAAGCGGAAGAAGGTCTTGCCGCGGACGGTAAACCTTACACCACCCTGAGCTATGCCAATGGCCTGGGTTATGCCGATTTAGGTGAAAATACCGACGCGGATGAGCGCTACGATATCGCCGCCGATACCGGACGTAAGGATCTCTCCGGCGTGGATACCGAAGCGCCGGGCTTCCACCAGGAAGCAATGGTGCACCTGGAGTCTGAGAGCCATGCAGGCGAGGATATCAGCTTACACGCTATCGGCGCCGGCGCCGAGCGGGTACAAGGTAGCCTGGAGCAGAGTGCAGTCTTCCACGTGATGACTGCTGCGACCGACCTGTCGCTGACAGAAGAATAA
- a CDS encoding gamma-butyrobetaine hydroxylase-like domain-containing protein has protein sequence MKPQKIRLNRAEKSLHLVFGDVEFTLPAEYLRVYSPSAEVRGHGASEPVLVSGKMHVGIDTVEAAGRYALKIDFDDGHDTGIFTWEYLHDLAENYAANWEAYLQRLRDAGQGRDPDESVVKFIG, from the coding sequence ATGAAACCGCAAAAAATCCGACTAAATCGCGCAGAGAAAAGTCTGCACCTGGTATTTGGCGATGTTGAATTTACCTTGCCGGCAGAGTATCTGCGCGTCTACTCCCCCAGCGCTGAGGTGCGTGGCCACGGTGCCAGCGAACCGGTGCTGGTCAGTGGCAAAATGCATGTGGGTATTGATACGGTGGAGGCGGCTGGCCGCTATGCACTAAAAATCGATTTCGACGATGGCCACGACACCGGTATTTTTACCTGGGAGTATTTGCACGACTTAGCTGAAAACTACGCTGCTAACTGGGAGGCTTACCTCCAGCGTCTGCGCGATGCTGGCCAGGGCCGCGACCCGGATGAGAGTGTGGTGAAGTTTATCGGCTAG
- the hslU gene encoding ATP-dependent protease ATPase subunit HslU, producing the protein MSQMTPREIVHELDRHIVGQQEAKRAVAIALRNRWRRMQVSEDLRAEITPKNILMIGPTGVGKTEIARRLAKLANAPFIKVEATKFTEVGYVGRDVESIVRDLVEMAVKQEREQAMAGVEQRAMDAAEERILDALLPPARSTEPTDKDSSTRQLFRKKLREGDLDDKEVEVDLAAAPMGVEIMAPPGMEEMTNQLQGMFSNMSQGKTRKSKLPVKQALKQLTDEEAAKLVNDEDVKTRAISAAEQNGIVFIDEIDKVAKRQESGGADVSREGVQRDLLPLIEGSTVNTKYGMIKTDHILFIASGAFHLSKPSDLIPELQGRLPIRVELNSLSSADFERILTEPSASLTEQQKALLATEGLELQFSEDGIRRIAEVAFEVNERTENIGARRLHTVLERLLEEISFDAGDGNTSLNIDAAYVDSHLGELSQNEDLSRFIL; encoded by the coding sequence ATGTCCCAGATGACACCCAGAGAAATTGTCCACGAACTCGACCGCCATATTGTCGGCCAGCAGGAGGCCAAGCGTGCGGTAGCCATTGCGCTGCGCAACCGCTGGCGCCGTATGCAGGTTAGTGAAGACCTGCGTGCCGAGATCACGCCAAAAAATATTTTGATGATCGGCCCTACCGGCGTGGGCAAGACGGAAATTGCCCGCCGCCTGGCCAAACTGGCGAACGCGCCCTTTATCAAGGTAGAGGCGACTAAATTTACCGAAGTGGGCTATGTCGGTCGGGATGTAGAGTCTATTGTCCGCGATCTTGTTGAGATGGCAGTGAAGCAGGAACGCGAGCAGGCCATGGCTGGTGTTGAACAGCGCGCCATGGACGCCGCAGAAGAGCGCATCCTTGATGCCCTGCTGCCACCGGCGCGCTCCACCGAGCCCACCGATAAGGATTCCAGTACTCGCCAGCTGTTCCGCAAGAAGTTGCGGGAAGGTGATCTCGATGACAAAGAGGTTGAGGTGGATCTGGCCGCTGCGCCCATGGGCGTTGAGATTATGGCCCCTCCCGGCATGGAGGAGATGACTAACCAGCTTCAGGGCATGTTCTCGAATATGTCCCAGGGCAAGACCCGCAAGAGCAAGCTGCCGGTGAAACAGGCCCTCAAACAGCTTACCGACGAGGAAGCGGCCAAGCTGGTCAATGACGAAGACGTTAAGACCCGTGCGATCAGCGCTGCTGAGCAAAATGGCATCGTATTTATCGATGAAATCGATAAGGTTGCCAAGCGCCAGGAGAGCGGCGGTGCCGATGTTTCCCGCGAAGGGGTACAGCGCGACCTGCTGCCACTGATTGAAGGCAGCACGGTTAATACCAAGTACGGCATGATCAAAACCGATCATATCCTGTTTATTGCCTCCGGCGCTTTCCACCTGTCCAAGCCCTCGGACCTGATTCCCGAGTTGCAGGGTCGTCTGCCCATTCGCGTGGAATTGAATTCGCTGAGCTCCGCAGATTTCGAGCGCATCCTCACCGAGCCATCCGCTTCCCTTACCGAGCAGCAAAAAGCATTGCTGGCCACAGAGGGGTTGGAACTGCAATTTAGTGAAGACGGTATTCGCCGCATCGCGGAAGTGGCCTTCGAGGTGAATGAGCGCACCGAGAATATCGGTGCGCGCCGACTGCATACGGTACTGGAGCGCTTGCTGGAGGAAATTTCCTTTGATGCGGGCGATGGCAATACTTCGCTGAACATTGATGCCGCCTATGTGGACAGCCATCTGGGCGAGTTGAGCCAGAACGAAGACCTGTCGCGCTTTATCTTGTAG
- the hslV gene encoding ATP-dependent protease subunit HslV yields the protein MEQYRGTTILSCRRNGKVVIGGDGQVSMGNTVMKGNARKVRRLYKDKVIAGFAGGTADAFTLFERFEAKLEAHGGQLTRAAVELAKDWRTDRALRRLEALLAVADSTASLIVTGNGDVIQPEDDLIAIGSGGPFAQSAARALLDNTDMDARSIVEQGLKIAGDICVYTNQNHTIEELAY from the coding sequence TTGGAACAGTATCGCGGAACTACTATTTTATCCTGTCGCCGCAACGGCAAAGTTGTGATTGGCGGCGACGGCCAGGTGTCCATGGGCAACACCGTTATGAAAGGCAATGCGCGCAAGGTGCGTCGCCTGTACAAAGATAAGGTTATTGCCGGTTTTGCCGGTGGTACTGCAGACGCTTTCACCCTGTTCGAACGTTTTGAAGCCAAGCTTGAGGCCCACGGTGGCCAGCTGACCCGCGCCGCTGTGGAGTTGGCCAAAGATTGGCGTACCGACCGCGCCCTGCGCCGCTTGGAGGCCCTGCTGGCGGTTGCCGATTCCACTGCCAGTTTGATTGTGACCGGTAATGGCGACGTGATTCAGCCGGAAGACGACCTGATTGCTATCGGTTCCGGTGGCCCCTTCGCCCAGTCGGCAGCCCGCGCGCTGCTGGACAATACCGATATGGATGCCCGCTCTATTGTGGAGCAGGGACTGAAGATCGCCGGTGATATCTGTGTGTACACCAACCAGAACCACACCATTGAAGAACTGGCTTATTGA
- a CDS encoding SPOR domain-containing protein, translated as MSRRTSNRRSKKAAGKPAWVWFVLGNFVGGFAVAVLFLQGMDKDSRAISSIKPKAVQQREETSPQPRFDFYTKLKENEVTVPPPKVAQPARRSDSTNNSQSSSSSEPDRSTPAQVYILQAASFRDASEAERLRVELTLANLDVKVESATDNRGTWHRVLVGPYSNRSRMAKARQTLAEHRLMPLVLKRPATQ; from the coding sequence ATGAGCCGTCGCACCAGTAATCGCCGCAGTAAAAAAGCCGCAGGCAAACCCGCATGGGTTTGGTTTGTCCTGGGGAATTTTGTCGGTGGCTTTGCGGTGGCCGTACTGTTTCTCCAGGGCATGGACAAGGACAGCCGGGCAATAAGCAGTATTAAGCCAAAGGCGGTGCAGCAGCGAGAGGAAACATCGCCTCAACCGCGTTTTGACTTTTATACAAAATTAAAAGAAAACGAAGTCACGGTACCCCCGCCCAAAGTGGCACAGCCGGCGCGCCGCAGTGACTCCACCAACAATTCCCAGAGCAGTAGCTCATCGGAACCCGATCGCAGCACCCCGGCACAGGTATATATCCTGCAGGCGGCATCGTTTCGCGATGCCTCTGAAGCGGAGCGCCTGCGCGTTGAGCTGACCCTGGCCAACCTGGATGTCAAAGTGGAATCGGCCACCGATAACCGGGGTACCTGGCACCGGGTATTGGTGGGCCCTTACAGCAACCGCTCCCGGATGGCCAAAGCGCGCCAAACATTGGCTGAGCATCGCCTGATGCCGCTGGTGCTAAAACGCCCGGCGACCCAGTGA
- a CDS encoding primosomal protein N': protein MQESVQQRVILRLAVPVPLRRLFDYLPPEGLSPESLRPGQRLWVPFAGRKLVAVLLDIVQESPHSSLKPALELVDSEVLFGDGSRKLLSWIADYYQAPLGEVYAAALPVALRKGKPSDHWAEQWLQLTTEGKGLPETALARAPKQQALFQLLLSDGKQSRTHLKTLGHNTPVIRALQDRGLVEWIPGPTVPAPLPAAESTPAPELNSEQQQVLDSIDCSGFSASLLEGTTGSGKTEVYLRLMQRVLDSGRQALLLVPEIGLTPQTLRRIAARFPKHSIAALHSGLADGERAQSWLAAAGGQADIVIGTRSAIMTPLPRLGVVIVDEEHDASFKQQDGVRYSARDLAVVLGRNNNVPVVLGSATPSLETLHNALNGRYQHLRMRYRAGDAKPPQIHVVPTLREPLEEGFSPQVLRHIGDTLARGEQALVFINRRGFAPALTCDDCGWLADCPHCSSKLTMHRRQRQLRCHHCDYRRPLVDSCPQCHSRSISALGAGTERSEELLARRFADYPVIRVDRDTTASKQALDKLLAPAREGEPCLLLGTQMLAKGHHLPKVTLVVIQDADGGLFSADFRAPERTGQLLEQVAGRAGRGSLSGRVLVQSRFPEHPLLQLLLEKGYGAFARQLLRDRTVAQLPPASAMALVRAECEEPGWAEEFLQNARLFMQSLAPPSPQIQYLGPVPALLERKSGRFRFYIQVTAQNRAHLQPLLARVCAWAEGNKNRRLRWAVDMDAQELS, encoded by the coding sequence GTGCAGGAGTCAGTCCAACAAAGAGTCATTTTAAGGCTGGCAGTGCCCGTGCCCCTGAGGCGCTTGTTTGACTATTTGCCGCCAGAGGGACTGTCGCCGGAGTCACTGCGGCCCGGCCAGCGCCTCTGGGTGCCCTTTGCCGGGCGCAAGTTAGTGGCAGTACTGTTGGATATAGTGCAGGAGTCGCCGCACAGCAGTTTGAAGCCAGCGCTGGAACTGGTGGATTCGGAGGTTCTGTTTGGTGATGGCAGCCGCAAGCTGCTGTCCTGGATTGCCGACTATTACCAGGCGCCCCTCGGCGAGGTCTACGCCGCTGCCCTGCCCGTGGCACTGCGCAAAGGCAAGCCGTCTGATCATTGGGCGGAGCAGTGGCTTCAGCTCACGACAGAGGGAAAGGGCTTACCGGAAACTGCACTGGCGCGCGCCCCCAAGCAGCAGGCTCTATTCCAGTTGCTGTTGAGTGATGGCAAGCAGAGCCGAACCCACCTTAAGACCCTCGGCCACAATACCCCCGTGATCCGCGCCCTACAGGATCGCGGCCTGGTGGAGTGGATTCCAGGCCCTACCGTACCTGCGCCGCTACCCGCAGCAGAGAGTACACCGGCTCCGGAGCTGAACAGCGAACAGCAACAGGTGCTCGACAGTATCGATTGCAGCGGCTTTTCTGCCTCACTACTGGAGGGCACCACCGGCAGTGGCAAGACCGAAGTTTATTTGCGCCTGATGCAGCGGGTTCTGGATAGCGGTCGCCAGGCATTGTTACTGGTGCCGGAGATTGGACTTACGCCGCAAACGCTGAGGCGTATTGCCGCACGATTTCCCAAGCACAGTATTGCAGCGCTGCACTCTGGCTTGGCCGACGGTGAGCGCGCTCAATCCTGGTTGGCGGCCGCGGGCGGGCAGGCAGATATTGTGATCGGCACCCGCTCAGCCATTATGACTCCCCTGCCCAGGCTCGGCGTTGTGATTGTCGATGAAGAGCACGATGCCTCTTTTAAACAGCAGGACGGTGTGCGCTATTCGGCCCGGGACTTGGCTGTGGTTTTGGGCCGGAACAATAATGTACCGGTGGTTTTGGGTTCGGCCACGCCCTCTCTGGAAACCTTGCACAACGCTCTGAATGGGCGCTATCAACACCTGCGTATGCGCTATCGCGCCGGTGATGCCAAGCCGCCGCAAATTCACGTAGTACCGACACTGCGGGAGCCTTTGGAAGAGGGATTTTCTCCCCAGGTGCTGCGCCATATCGGCGATACACTTGCGCGAGGTGAGCAGGCCCTGGTGTTTATCAACCGGCGCGGCTTTGCCCCCGCGCTGACTTGTGATGATTGCGGCTGGCTGGCGGATTGCCCGCACTGCTCGAGCAAGCTGACTATGCACCGGCGGCAACGCCAGTTGCGCTGCCATCACTGCGATTACCGCCGCCCGCTAGTTGATAGCTGTCCACAATGTCACAGCCGTTCGATCTCGGCCCTGGGTGCTGGCACGGAACGCAGCGAGGAACTGTTGGCCCGTCGCTTTGCCGACTACCCGGTGATACGTGTGGACCGGGATACCACGGCGAGCAAACAGGCGCTGGATAAATTGTTAGCACCGGCGCGGGAGGGGGAGCCCTGCCTGTTGTTGGGAACCCAGATGCTGGCCAAGGGGCACCATTTGCCCAAGGTCACTTTGGTAGTAATCCAGGATGCCGATGGCGGCTTGTTCAGTGCAGACTTTCGCGCGCCAGAGCGTACCGGCCAGTTATTGGAACAGGTGGCGGGTCGTGCGGGGCGCGGCAGTCTCAGTGGGCGGGTATTGGTTCAGAGCCGCTTTCCCGAGCACCCGCTTTTACAATTGCTGCTGGAAAAAGGTTATGGCGCTTTTGCGCGCCAGTTGCTGAGGGATCGCACGGTTGCACAGTTGCCCCCTGCGAGTGCTATGGCGCTGGTGAGAGCGGAGTGTGAAGAGCCCGGTTGGGCCGAAGAGTTTTTACAAAATGCGCGACTCTTTATGCAGTCCCTGGCACCCCCATCGCCACAGATCCAATATCTGGGGCCGGTGCCGGCACTACTGGAACGTAAATCCGGGCGCTTCCGGTTTTATATTCAGGTCACCGCACAAAACCGAGCCCACCTACAGCCGCTGCTGGCGCGAGTGTGTGCCTGGGCGGAGGGCAATAAAAATCGCCGCCTGCGCTGGGCTGTGGATATGGATGCGCAGGAATTATCGTGA
- the rpmE gene encoding 50S ribosomal protein L31: MKADIHPNYTDISATCSCGNVVKTRSTLGKDLQIDVCSQCHPFYTGKQKQATTGGRVDRFKKRFGSRIGK; the protein is encoded by the coding sequence ATGAAAGCAGATATCCATCCTAACTACACCGACATCTCCGCTACCTGTTCCTGCGGCAATGTTGTAAAAACCCGCTCCACTCTGGGCAAAGACCTGCAAATCGACGTTTGCTCCCAGTGCCACCCTTTCTACACTGGCAAGCAGAAGCAGGCTACCACTGGTGGTCGTGTTGACCGTTTCAAGAAGCGTTTCGGCAGCCGTATCGGCAAATAA